A part of Cannabis sativa cultivar Pink pepper isolate KNU-18-1 chromosome 6, ASM2916894v1, whole genome shotgun sequence genomic DNA contains:
- the LOC115695641 gene encoding uncharacterized protein LOC115695641: MAATNEKQKKAGFMSLYKPAAATTTATYQFHLPEPKKGSDKGGNYISRSWFFMRKPRGGGGVRSNKDDQVEKAIQQGGSGGGGGGDGGCGGGEVVPVVADQGRKSVSHVETNLRSVVGFLQVKVLVSDMPSFMQVHAFRCARRTHDTLEKFSAKHMAYNIKKEFDKVHGPAWHCIVGSSFGSFVTHGTGCFLYFSIEKLHILLFKTKIEKAAD, from the exons ATGGCTGCCACAAATGAGAAGCAGAAGAAGGCCGGATTCATGTCCCTTTATAAGCCGGCGGCAGCCACCACCACCGCGACGTATCAATTTCATCTGCCGGAGCCAAAGAAGGGCAGTGATAAGGGTGGCAATTACATCTCACGAAGCTGGTTTTTCATGAGAAAACcaagaggaggaggaggagtacGTAGTAATAAAGATGATCAAGTTGAAAAGGCCATCCAACAAGGAGGCAGTGGCGGTGGCGGTGGTGGCGATGGTGGTTGTGGTGGTGGAGAAGTGGTGCCAGTGGTAGCTGATCAGGGAAGAAAATCAGTGTCACATGTTGAAACCAATTTGAGATCAGTTGTTGGATTTCTACAAGTGAAGGTTTTGGTGAGTGACATGCCTAGTTTCATGCAAGTGCATGCCTTTAGATGTGCTAGGCGTACTCATGATACCTTGGAAAAGTTTAGTGCAAAACACATGGCTTATAATATCAAAAAG GAATTTGACAAAGTACATGGGCCAGCGTGGCACTGCATTGTGGGCTCAAGTTTTGGGTCGTTTGTGACCCATGGAACTGGTTGTTTCCTCTACTTCTCAATAGAGAAACTCcacattttattatttaaaactaAAATTGAGAAAGCAGcagattaa